A window of Streptomyces sp. NBC_01241 genomic DNA:
ACAAGGAGATCCCCTTCGACGTACTCGTCGAAGCGATCGAGTCGGCCCTCCTCATCGCCTACCACCGTACGGACGGAAGCCATCGCCGCGCGCGCGTGGAGCTCGATGCGCGCGGCCACGTGACGGTGTGGGCGAAGGAGGACCCGGCCGACCTCGAACCGGGTCAGGAGCCCAAGGAGTTCGACGACACCCCGTCCGGTTTCGGCAGGATCGCCGCGACCACCGCCAAGCAGGTCATCCTGCAGCGGCTGCGCGACGCCGAGGACGACCGGACGTTCGGGGAGTACGCGGGCCACGAGGGCGATGTCGTCACCGGCGTCGTCCAGCAGGGCAAGGACCCGAGGAACGTCCTGGTCGACATCGGCAAGCTGGAAGCCATCCTGCCGGTGCAGGAGCAGGTGCCCGGCGAGGAGTACACCCACGGCCTGCGCCTGCGTACGTACGTCGTACGGGTCGCCAAGGGCGTGCGCGGTCCCTCCGTGACGCTGTCGCGGACCCACCCCAACCTGGTGAAGAAGCTCTTCGCGCTGGAGGTCCCGGAGATCGCGGACGGTTCCGTCGAGATCTGCGCGATCGCCCGTGAGGCCGGTCACCGCACCAAGATCGCGGTCCGTTCGACCCGCTCCGGGCTGAACGCCAAGGGTGCCTGCATCGGCCCGATGGGCGGCCGGGTGCGCAATGTCATGGCCGAGCTGCACGGCGAGAAGATCGACATCGTGGACTGGTCGGACGACCCGGCCGAGATGGTCGCCAACGCTCTGTCCCCCGCACGGGTGAGCAAGGTCGAGGTCGTGGACCTCGGTGCGCGGTCCGCCCGGGTCACCGTCCCGGACTACCAGCTGTCGCTCGCGATCGGCAAGGAGGGGCAGAATGCCCGCCTCGCCGCCCGCCTCACCGGCTGGCGCATCGACATCCGTCCGGACACCGAGACCGACGCCGAGCGCGACATCGCCGACCGCGAGCGGGCCGAGCGGGCCCGCGAGCGTTCCGAGCGCGGCTGACCCGACCCGGCAGTCCCCGGCGGGCGGGCCCGTGCCGGACCGCCGGGCGCCGCCCCGGAACGGGGTTCCCCGGAGCCGGTCGCGCCGGGCCCGGGGAATACATCGGGGCGGCAGGGCGCTGAGATCACGACAACATCCGTTCGATTTTTGCCCCAAAGGGGTGAGGTCGGTGCGGGGAGGTAGACTTAAACGTGTCTGGCCGGACGCAAGCCCGCGCCTGCCCTGAGCGAACCTGTGTGGGATGCCGGGAGCGGGCGGCCAAGAGCGAGCTGCTGCGCATCGTCGCGGACGAGGACGCCTGCGTCCCTGATCCTCGCGGTACGCTGCCCGGCCGGGGTGCTTATGTGCACCCCGTCTCCGTCTGTCTGGACCTGGCGGTTCGCCGCCGGGCATTCCCCCGGGCCTTCAAGGCCAAGGGGCCGTTCGACACCGCCGCAGTGCAGCGGTTCGTCGAGCGGGTGACACCGTAGGAAATGAACGGCACGGGTCCCCGTGCGGTCAGGTACCTCGCGAGTTGGAAGTAGGTCGAGATTGCGATGAGCACTCGATGAGTACGCGATGAGTACGCCCATGAAGTAGCGACGGTCCGGCGGTAACCCGGACCTAAAAGGAGCGAAGTGGCTAAGGTCCGGGTATACGAACTCGCCAAGGAGTTCGGCGTCGAGAGCAAGGTCGTCATGGCCAAGCTCCAAGAACTCGGTGAATTCGTCCGTTCGGCGTCCTCGACGATCGAGGCGCCGGTTGTACGCAAGTTGACTGACGCACTGCAGGGGCCCGGCGGCAACGCCGGCAAGTCCGCTGCGAAGCCTGGCGCGCCCCGCAAGGCAGCGCCCGCAAAGCCCGCAGCGCCCTCCCCGGCCGCTGTGGCACGTCCCGCTGCCCCGAAGCCCGGCGCCCCGGCCCCCAAGCCGGCCGCCGCAGCCCCGGTGAGCAGCACCCCCGCGGCGCCTTCCGCGCCGTCCGCGGGCCCGCGTCCGGGTCCGAAGCCCGCGCCCAAGCCCGCTCCGGTGACTCCGGTCCCCGTCGCGGAGTTCTCGGCTCCGGCTCCGGCCCAGCCCGCTGCCCCGCAGCAGCAGGCCCCGCGTCCCGCGGGTGCCACTCCCGGCCCCCGTCCTGCCGGTCGTCCGGCCTCGGCCGGCGGTCAGCGTGACGGCGGCCGTGGTGGCGAGCGTGGCGACCGCCCCGCACGTCCCGCGGGCCAGGGCGCCCCGCGCCCCGGCGGCTCCCGTCCGGCCGGTCCCCGTCCGGGCAACAACCCCTTCACCTCCGGTGGCTCGACGGGCATGGCCCGTCCGCAGACGCCCCGTCCCGGTGGCGCCCCGCGTCCCGGTGGCGGTCAGGACCGTCCGGGCGCTCCGCGTCCGCAGGGCGGCCCCGGCGGCGCCCCGCGTCCGCAGGGCCAGGGCGGTGCCCGTCCCACTCCGGGCGGCATGCCGCGTCCGCAGGCTCCCCGTCCGGGCGGTGCCCCCGGTGGTAACCGTCCGAACCCGGGCATGATGCCGCAGCGTCCCGCTGCGGGCCCGCGTCCCGGTGGTGGCCCCGGCGGTGGCCGTGGTCCCGGCGGTGGCGGTCGTCCCGGTGGCGGCGGCGGCGCAGGTCGCCCCGGTGGTGGCGGCGGCTTCGCAGGCCGTCCGGCCGGTCCCGGTGGCGGTGGCGGCGGTTTCGCCGGTCGTCCCGGTGGTGGCGGTGGCGGTGGCGGTGCGGGTCGTCCCGGTGGTGGCGGCGGCTTCGGCGGTCGTCCCGGCTTCGGTGGACGTCCCGGCGGCCCCGGTGGCCGTGGTGGCACGCAGGGTGCGTTCGGCCGTCCCGGCGGTCCGGCGCGTCGTGGTCGCAAGTCGAAGCGGCAGAGGCGCCAGGAGTACGAGGCCATGCAGGCCCCGTCGGTGGGCGGCGTCATGCTGCCTCGCGGCAACGGACAGTCCGTCCGGCTGTCGCGCGGTGCCTCCCTCACCGACTTCGCGGAGAAGATCAACGCCAACCCGGCGTCGCTCGTCGCCGTGATGATGAACCTCGGCGAGATGGTCACGGCGACGCAGTCGGTCTCCGACGAGACGCTGAAGCTGCTCGCCGACGAGATGAACTACGTCCTGGAGATCGTCAGCCCGGAGGAGGAGGACCGCGAGCTGCTCGAGTCCTTCGACATCGAGTTCGGTGAGGACGAGGGCGGCGAAGAGGCTCTGGTCTCCCGTCCGCCGGTCGTGACCGTCATGGGTCACGTCGACCACGGTAAGACCCGACTTCTGGACGCGATCCGCAAGACGAACGTCGTCGCGGGCGAGGCCGGCGGCATCACGCAGCACATCGGTGCGTACCAGGTCTCCTCCGAGGTCAACGGCGAGGACCGCAGGATCACCTTCATCGACACCCCGGGTCACGAGGCGTTCACCGCCATGCGTGCCCGTGGTGCGAAGTCCACCGACATCGCGATCCTCGTGGTGGCGGCGAACGACGGTGTGATGCCCCAGACGATCGAGGCGCTGAACCACGCCAAGGCGGCCGACGTGCCGATCGTGGTCGCGGTCAACAAGATCGACGTCGAGGGTGCGGACCCGACCAAGGTGCGCGGCCAGCTCACCGAGTTCGGTCTGGTGGCCGAGGAGTACGGCGGCGACACGATGTTCGTCGACATCTCCGCCAAGCAGGGTCTGCACATCGACCAACTGCTGGAGGCTGTCGTCCTCACCGCCGATGCCTCGCTCGACCTGCGGGCCAACCCGGAGCAGGACGCGCAGGGTATTGCGATCGAGTCCCACCTCGACCGCGGCCGCGGTGCCGTTTCGACCGTCCTGGTCCAGCGCGGCACGCTGCGCATCGGCGACACGATGGTGGTCGGCGACGCGTACGGCCGTGTCCGGGCGATGCTCGACGACAACGGCAACAACGTCGAGGAAGCGGGTCCGTCGACCCCCGTCCTCGTGCTGGGTCTCACCAACGTCCCGGGTGCCGGCGACAACTTCCTGGTGGTCGACGAGGACCGTACGGCCCGTCAGATCGCCGAGAAGCGTGCCGCCCGTGAGCGCAACGCCAACTTCGCCCGCAAGGGCGTCCGGTTCTCCCTGGAGAACCTGGACGAGGCGCTCAAGGCCGGTCTGGTCCAGGAACTCAACCTCATCATCAAGGGCGACGCGTCCGGTTCGGTGGAGGCTCTCGAGTCCTCGCTGCTCCAGCTCGACGTCGGCGACGAGGTCGACATCCGGGTCCTGCACCGCGGTGTGGGTGCGGTCACCGAGTCGGACATCGACCTGGCGACCGGCTCCGACGCCATCGTCATCGGCTTCAACGTCCGCGCTGCCGGGCGTGCCCAGCAGATGGCGGAGCGCGAGGGTGTCGACGTCCGCTACTACTCGGTGATCTACCAGGCCATCGAGGAGATCGAGGCGGCCCTCAAGGGCATGCTCAAGCCGGAGTACGAAGAGGTCGAGCTCGGTACGGCGGAGATCCGCGAGATCTTCCGCTCGTCCAAGCTGGGCAACATCGCCGGTGTGCTGGTCCGGTCCGGCGAGGTCAAGCGCAACACCAAGGCGCGCCTGCTGCGTGATGGCAAGGTCATCGCGGAGAACCTCAACATCTCCGGTCTGCGCCGCTTCAAGGACGACGTCACCGAGATCCGCGAAGGCTTCGAGGGCGGTATCAACCTCGGAAACTTCAACGACATCAAGATCGACGACGTCATCGCGACGTACGAGATGCGCGAGAAGCCGCGAGGCTGACCCGCAGGGATGTCCGGGGGACACCCCCCCGGACCCCCCCATCAACAGTCGGGGCCGGTCGACGGGTCATATTTCCGTCGATCGGCCCCGGCCGTTCCGTGTACGGTTCTTGTGTCCCTGCCAAACGCGCGGGGCACGAACCCGAACCGGCGGGACATCCGGGCATACATGTATGTGGGGACACTGTCCTTCGATCTGCTTCTCGGCGACGTACGGTCGTTGAAGGAGAAACGCTCCGTCGTCCGTCCGATCGTCGCCGAGCTCCAGCGCAAGTACGCGGTGAGCGTGGCGGAGGTGGGCGATCAGGATCTCCACCGCAGGGCCGAGATCGGCCTCGCCGTGGTCTCCGGGGACACCGGACACCTCACAGACGTACTCGACCGGTGCGAGCGGCTGATCGCTGCCCGGCCCGAGGTGGAGCTGTTGTCCGTACGACGACGGCTGCACAGCGACGAAGACGATTGAGCAAGGCTGAGAAGGAGACGGACCAGTGGCCGACAACGCGCGGGCGAAAAAGCTGGCGGACCTCATCCAGGAGGTGGTGGCCGAGAAACTGCAGCGCGGTATCAAGGACCCGCGTCTGGGGACGCACGTGACCATCACGGACACCCGGGTCACCGGTGACCTGCGGGAGGCCACGGTCTTCTACACGGTCTACGGCGACGACGCGGAGCGGGCGAACGCGGCGGCCGGCCTGGAGAGCGCCAAGGGCATCCTGCGTTCCGCGGTCGGAGCGGCGGCGGGGACGAAGTTCACCCCCACGCTGGCCTTCGTGGCCGACGCCCTTCCGGAGAACGCCAAGGCGATCGAGGACCTCCTCGACCGGGCGCGTGCCTCGGACGCGCGGGTGCGCGAGGCGTCCTCGGGCGCCACGTACGCCGGTGGTGCGGACCCGTACCGCAAGGCGGACGACGAGAACGACGAGGACACCGCCTCCGAATGACACCGCAGAACAGGACGCCGGATGGCCTTGTCATTGTCGACAAGCCGTCCGGCTTCACTTCGCACGACGTCGTCGCCAAGATGCGCGGCATCGCCCGGACCCGCCGCGTCGGCCATGCCGGCACGCTGGACCCGATGGCGACGGGCGTTCTCGTGCTCGGTGTCGAGAAGGCCACCAAGCTGCTGGGCCATCTCGCACTGACCGAGAAGGAGTACCTCGGCACGATCCGGCTCGGCCAGGACACCGTCACGGACGACGCGGAGGGCGAGATCACCTCGTCGACCGACGCGTCCGGAGTGACCCGTGAGGGTATCGATGCCGGGGTCGCGGCCCTGACCGGACCGATCATGCAGGTGCCGTCCAAGGTCAGCGCCATCAAGATCGACGGCAAGCGGTCCTACGCCCGGGTGCGCGGCGGCGAGGAGTTCGAGATCCCGGCCCGGCCGGTGACGATCTCGTCCTTCAACGTCTACGACGTCCGCGAGGCGGTCGCCGAGGACGGGACGCCGGTCGTCGACCTCGTCGTCTCCGTCGTCTGCTCCTCCGGTACGTACATCCGCGCGATCGCCCGCGACCTCGGCGCCGGGCTCGGCGTCGGCGGGCATCTGACCGCGCTGCGGCGGACCCGGGTCGGGCCGTACGGACTCGATGTGGCGCGGACGCTCGACCAGCACCAGCAGGAGCTGACCGTGATGCCGGTGGCCGAGGCCGCGGCCTCGGCGTTCCCCCGCTGGGACGTGGACGAGAAGCGCGCCAGGCTGCTGCTGAACGGGGTGCGGCTGGACATGCCCGCCTTCCCGCCGGGACCGGTCGGGGTCTTCGGACCCGACGGACGGTTCCTGGTGCTCGTCGAGGAGCAGAAGGGCAAGGCCAAGAGCCTCGCCGTCTTCGCCTGACCGGGGGGCCCCGGCTCCCGGGGCCCCATCGTGGAGCGGGCGGGCCCGGTGCCCGCTCCACGATCCCCCACTCCTTTCTGTCCACCGGACCCCAAGAATTCACCCCAACGGGCAGGCGCTCGGAGTGAAACGGGGGTGCATTCGGGGGCGCTTTTACTCCGAGTGGGTACGCGCTGATCATCGCCGACCTAACGTCGGACCATGGGAAGCGGGGACCGGTCAGTGCTGGTACGTATCTGCGATCCGGCCGGCCGGCCGCGGGGGACCGGATTCGTCGCCGACGACCGGGGCACGGTGGTGACCAGCCATGAAGCGGTCGACGGTCACACCCGGCTCGTCCTGTACGGAACGGACGATCGGAGCTGCTGTGTCGAGGCCGCCGATGTCACCGCGCTGCCCGGCCTCGGCCTCGCACTGCTGCGCACCGGTGGGCTCTTCGCGCTCGGCGTGGAGCCGATGCCGATTGCGTCGCGGGACCGGATCGACGCCGGTACGTATGTGACGATCGCCGCCCACGGCTGGCGCGAGGCGCGCGTGCTCGGTACGGCCCCGGCGACGTACACCGCGAACGGCCGCACTCATCGGATCGCCGCGGTGATGGAGCTCGCGCTCGGTACGGACGGCCGGGACGCGCTGCTGCTCGGTGGGGCGGCCGTGGGCGGGCCCGTCGTCGATCCGGAGAGCGGCGCGGTCATCGCCGTGCTCGGCACCGCGCTGCGCGCCGGGCATCCCGCCGCCGGGCTGGCGGTACCGCTGCACGGCGCGGCGGCCGACAGTCCGCTGGGCGCGCTGCTGAGGCGCAACGCGACGGGCGTTCCCGGGTACGGACCCGACCTGAATCTCGCGGGCGCCCTGCACCTCACCGCGACCTCACTCGGCTCGGCGGGCGGGCCGGACGCCTGCTCCGATCCGGTCGAACGCCCCGACGTCCTCGCGGAGTTCAGCGCCTTCTCGGCCCCCGGCCGCCCCTCGTCCGTGCCGTGCGGCCCCGCCGTGGTCCTGGGCCTCGTCGGAGCGCCGGGCACCGGCCGTACCACCGAACTGGCCGCGCTCGCCGCCCGCCGGGCCCGCGGCTCCGTACCCGCCCCCACGCTCTGGCTGCGCGGCGCCGATCTGCTGGCCGACGACACCTCCGTCGCCGACGCGATCGGCCGTACGCTCCGGCGGTCCTGCCGGATCGTCACCGCCGCCGGTGCGCGGGGCGACATGGCGACAGCCACCCCCGAGCGGGTGGCCCGGCTGGCCGAGGAGTCCGGGAACCCGCTCCTCGTGCTGCTCGACGGCCCCGAGGAGATGCCTCCCATGCCGGCTCCCGGACCGGCCCGGTGGACCGCGGGCACCGTCGACTGGCTGCGCGGCAACGGCGCGCGGCTCGTGGTCGCCTGCACCCCCGAGTACTGGGAGACGGCCGGGGCGCTCTGCCCGCCCGGCGCCCTGCACCACCCCGCCCGGCCGGCCGGGCGGCTGCCGCCCGCGGTCCGCCTCGGCGACCTCACCGCGAGCCAGGCCGCACGGGCCCGGGAGCGGTATGCCATCGCTCCGGGCGCGCTCGCTCCCGGCCACGACCGGCACCCGCTCACCCTGCGCCTCCTCGCGGAGGTGCGCGCGGCGCTGCCCGGCGACGTCGCCGGGCAGGCCGACACGGTGGACGTCTTCGGCGCCCACCTGGACCTGATGTGCCTGCGCATCGCGCTCCGCGTCGCAGCCGCATCGGGCCCGGCGCCCGGGGGCACCGCGGTCCGCCGCCTGGCCGCGCGGGTGGCCGGGCAGGTCCACGAGGCGGCCCGCCGCTGTCTGGGCCCCGGCCAGGGGAAGCTGGACGGGGCGGCCTTCGAGGAGGTGTTCCCCTGGCGCACGGGCTGGGCGTCGGCGGTCCTCACGGAGGGCCTGCTCGTCCCGGCGGGCGCGGGCTACCGCTTCGCGCACGAGGAGCTGGGCGACTGGGTGCAGGGTGCCCACCTGGACCTGGACGCGGTGCTGCACGCGCTGGTCCACCGGTGGCACGCGGCGGAAGCGGAAGCGGAAGCGGAAACGGCGACAGCGGCGCCGGGGGTGGCGGGGGTGGCGGGGTCAGTGGGGGCAGAGGTGGCGGAACCTCGCGTTCCGGAGCCGAGGAGGCCGCGTGCGGTGCAGGGGCGGGGGTCTGCGGCGGACACGCCGGGAAGGGGACTTGGCCGGGCGCCAGAGTCGCATGTGGAGTTCAGCCGTGCGCCAGAGTCGCATGTGGAGTTCAGCCATGCGCTTGAGTCGCGTGCGGAGTTCAGCCGTGCCGCCGGTCCGGAGGCCGGGGTGGTGGTCCGGCCGCGCGTTCTGCCCGTGCCGCGGCATCGGTCCGGTCCGGTGATCCAGGCCCTGCTGCTCCTCGAGCGCCGCCAGGGGCCCGCCGCGCTGGCGCAGCGGCTGGCCGGACTCGTCGAGGCCCTGGACCGGCTCTCGCCGGGGCCGGGGACCGGGGCGCGTGCCGAGGCCGGGCACGAGGCCCGCTGGTGGGCGGTCCACCTGCTCTCGCAGACCCTGCTCCGGGTGCCCGATGCCCGGCCCCAGCTCGGGGTGGCGCGGTTGCTCGCCGACCGCATCGTCCGGCGGGCAGCCGAGGGCGGGCCGGGGGCGTACGCCGAGTTCGGGCCGTGGTTCTGGCGGTGGCTCCGGCTGCCCGAGGCGGACCGGATCGATCTGTTCCGGCGTCTGGTCCCCGCCGACGGCCCGCGCCGGGGCGACCCCCGCGGTGACCGGGACGGCGACAGCGGCGAGCGGTTTCTGGACGCCGTCGCGCGGCGGCTCGTCGACTGGCCCCGGACCGTGCAGCCACTGCTCTGCGGCTGGTTCACCGACGAGCGCCCGCTGCCCGCCGAAGAGGGGCTCGCGCTGCGCCCGACCGTGGCCGACGCGGCACAGGCGCTGCTCTACGCCCGTCGGGACCTGGCCGTCGACGAGCTGACCGACGCCCTCGTCGCGACCGCCCACCCCCGGGCCGAGGAGCTCCTCGCCACGCTGGCCGAGGACGACCCCGCCGCGCTGTGCCGCGCCGTCGACCGCTGGGCCCGCGACGAGGACCGGCCCGCCCGCCGGACCGCCGCAGCCTCGTACGCGCTGGTCGCCGCGGCGCACGCCACCCTCGACGCCGACCGCGGGCTGCTGCGCAGGGCCGCCCTCGCCCTGCTGGCCCGCCCCGCCGACGCCGCACTGCACGGGGCCGCCCTCACCCTCCTCGTACAGGATCCGCAGACCCGGGACCGCTACCTCCCGCAGGCGCTGCGGGCCTTCGTCGCCGGCGAGCCGCAGCCGTCCGCCGAGGCGCTCGCCCGCATGCTGCCCTCCCGTCCGCAGCAGGTGCTCACCGCGTTCCGGGAACGGCTCACCCGGCCCGACGACGGCGCGGGCGAGGTGCTGTGCGCGCTCGCCGGGATCGACGCCCCCGAGCTGGCCCTGCACACCGCCGGGCTCGTGCGGGCGTACATCGACAGCCACCCGGACGACGCCGTGCACGCCGCCGCGTACCTCGACCGCAGGCTGGAGCACGGCCCCGCCTCCCGCGCCCTGCTGCTGCCCCTGGTGACCGGGCTGCTGCGGGACCGCCCCGTGCCGCCGCCGGTGCGCGGGGCGCTCGCCGGGGTGCTCGCCGCGCCGGGCAGCCCGGCCTCCGGGCAGCTGCGGGGCGAGCTGCTGGAGGTCCTGCTGGATTTCGAGCAGGACGCCCACCGCGATCCGGCCGTGCTCGACGCGTTGCTGAGGGCCGCCGCGAACGGCTCCGCGGTCCGCGCACCGGCCCGTACCCGCGCCCTGGTCCACCGCACCGGGATGCTGCTGGTCCGTACCCCCGAAGGCGCGGTCCGCTTCGACCGCGGACTGGTCGAACTGGCCCGTGACGTGCCCGGATTCGCCGCCCTGGTCACCGGGTGGCTGGCCGACGCCCCCCAGGAGTGGGCGGCGCTCGTCGGCCCGAGCGCACGGCGGACGATGGAGTCGCTGGCGAGCCCGAAAACGATGCCGATGCAGGCCGCGGGACGTGAGCATGGCAGTCTTAGACCTGCGTAACAAGCAATTTCACGTACACGGGTTCGGGCGAGGAGCGGTCACAGTGCAGCGCTGGCGTGGCTTGGAGGACATCCCCGAGGACTGGGGACGCAGCGTCGTCACCATCGGCTCCTACGACGGGGTGCACCGCGGGCACCAGCTGATCATCGGGCGGGCCGTGGAGCGGGCCCGCGAGCTGGGCGTGCCGTCGGTCGTGGTGACCTTCGACCCGCACCCCAGCGAGGTCGTACGGCCCGGCAGCCACCCGCCGCTGCTCGCCCCGCACCACCGGCGCGCCGAGCTGATGGCGGAGCTGGATGTGGACGCGGTGCTGATCCTGCCGTTCACCACCGAGTTCTCCAGGCTGGCACCCGCCGACTTCATCGTGAAGGTGCTCGTCGACAAGCTGCACGCGCAACTGGTCATCGAGGGCCCGAACTTCCGGTTCGGGCACAAGGCGGCCGGGAACGTGCAGCTGCTCACCGAGTTCGGCGAGACCTACGACTACGGCGTCGAGGTCGTCGACCTGTATGTGAACGGCGAGGCGGCCGGCGGCGAGCCGTTCTCCTCCACCCTCACCCGACGACTGGTCGCCGAGGGCGATGTCGCGGGCGCCGCCGAGATCCTGGGCCATCCGCACCGGGTCGAGGGCATCGTGGTCCGCGGCGCACAGCGCGGCCGCGACATGGGCTTCCCCACGGCCAACGTGGAGACCCTGCCGCACACCGCGATCCCCGCCGACGGCGTCTACGCGGGCTGGCTCAACGTGAACGACGAGGCGATGCCCGCCGCGATCTCCGTCGGCACGAACCCGCAGTTCGACGGCACCGAGCGGACGGTGGAGGCGTACGCGATCGACCGCGTCGGCCTCGACCTGTACGGGCTGCACGTCTCGGTGGACTTCCTCGCGTACGTACGCGGGATGCTGAAGTTCGACTCGATCGACGACCTGCTCGTGGCGATGGCCGCCGATGTGAAGCGGTGCAGCGAGCTGATCGCCGCGTACGAGCGCGGCTGATTCGCTCCTTGTACACGGCCGGGGCCGGGACCGTCGAGAACGGTCCCGGCCCCGGCCGTGACAGGGCGCCCGCCGGACGGGCCCCGGCCCCCGCGTTACGCCCGTGCCTTCGCGGCCGCGTTCGCCCAGTGGCACGCCACCTGGGTCTGCCCGCCGCCCGCGAGCACCGGCAGATCCTGCGTACGGCAGGCGTCCGCGACGCCCGCCCGCTCGGCCTCACCCGAGGCCAGCACCTGGCAGCGGGCGTGGAACCGGCACCCGGACGGCACCCTGGACGGGTCGGGCGGCTCACCGGTCAGAATCACCGGATCACCCCCGGCCTCCGGAAGCACCGACAACAGCGCCTGGGTGTACGGATGTTGCGGGGCGGTCAGGATCTGCTCCACCGCGCCCGTCTCCACGATCCGGCCGAGGTACATCACCGCGACCCGGTCCGCGATGTTCCACGCCAGCCCGAGGTCGTGCGTGACCACCAGCGCGGACAGGCCCAGCTCGTCCCGCAGCCGCAGCAGCAGGGCCAGGATCTCGCCGCGCACCGAAGCGTCCAGCGAGGCCACCGGCTCGTCGGCCACGATGAGTTCCGGCTCCAGGACGAGTGCGCCCGCGATCACGACCCGCTGGCGCTGCCCGCCCGACAGCTCGTGCGGATAGCGCAGGAAGAACCGCTCCGGGGGCCGCAGCCCGGCCCGCGACAGCGCCTCGGCCACCGCCGTCCGTTCGTCGCCTGCGTACCCGTGGATCCGCAGGCCCTCGGCGACGGCGTCGTACACCGTGTGCCGCGGATTGAGCGAACCGCTGGGGTCCTGGAGCACCAGCTGGACCCGCTTGCGGTACGCCTTCAGCGCCCGGCTCGCGTAGTCGAGCGGCTGCCCGTCGAAAGTCACCCGCCCGGACGTCGGCGGGACCAGGCCCAGCAGTGAACGCGCCAGCGTCGTCTTGCCGCAGCCCGACTCGCCGACCAGCGCGACGATCTCGCCGGGCCGGATGTCCAGGTCGACGCTGTCCACGGCACGCGCCGGGGCGGCTCCGCGCCGGCCGGGGAAGGTGACCTTCAGCCCCTCGGCGCTGAGCAGGGGAGTGGTCGTGGTCATGATGTGCTCCTTGCTTCCTCGGCACCCGGCAGGGCCGGGGCCGCGGCGGCACCCGGCTCCACCAGCACACAGGCCGCCCGCCGCTCCGGCCCCGCCTCGCGCAGCACCTGGTCCTGTGTCGTGCAGGAGTCCAGGGCCACCGGACAACGCGGGTGGAACGTACAGCCGCCGGGCAGCGCCGACGGGTCCGGCGGGTCGCCGGGCAGCCCGCGGGGCGCGAACCGGGAGGCCGGGTCGCCGATGCGTGGAAAGGCACCGGACAGGGCCTTGCCGTACGGGTGGTGCGCGTTCTCGTAGACCTCGGACGCCGGGCCCTCCTCCACGACCCGGCCCGCGTACATCACCGCGAGCCGGTCACAGGTGTCCGAGAGCACCGCGAGGTCATGGCTGATCATGATCAGGCCGAGGTCCTGCTCGGACACCAACTTCTCGATCAGCCGCAGGATCTGGGCCTGGATCATCACGTCGAGAGCCGTGGTCGGCTCGTCCGCGATGATCAGCCCCGGATCGCAGGCGAGCGCCATCGCGATCATCACGCGCTGCCGCTGTCCGCCGGACAGCTCGTGCGGATAGGCGTTCGCGCGGGCGGCCGGCAGCCCTACCTGCTCCAGGAGTTCGCCGGCCTTCTTCGCAGCCGCCGCCTGCGTCGCCTTGCGGTGCAGCAGGATCGGCTCGGCGATCTGGTCGCCGATGCGATGCACCGCGTTGAGCGAGTGCATCGCGCCCTGGAACACGATCGACGCCCCCGCCCAGCGCACCGCCCTGACCTGGCCCCACTTCATGGCGAGGACGTCCTCGCCGTTCAGCAGGATCTCGCCGGAGACCTTCGCCCCGGCGGGCAGCAGCCGCAGCAGCGCGAGCGCCAGCGTCGACTTCCCGCAGCCCGACTCACCGGCGATGCCGAGCTTCTGCCCCGCGTCGACGGTCAGGTTCACCCCGCGGACGGCCTGCGCCCCACCCGCGTACGTCACCGTGAGGTCCCGCACGTCGAGAAG
This region includes:
- a CDS encoding oligopeptide/dipeptide ABC transporter ATP-binding protein, producing the protein MTTTTPLLSAEGLKVTFPGRRGAAPARAVDSVDLDIRPGEIVALVGESGCGKTTLARSLLGLVPPTSGRVTFDGQPLDYASRALKAYRKRVQLVLQDPSGSLNPRHTVYDAVAEGLRIHGYAGDERTAVAEALSRAGLRPPERFFLRYPHELSGGQRQRVVIAGALVLEPELIVADEPVASLDASVRGEILALLLRLRDELGLSALVVTHDLGLAWNIADRVAVMYLGRIVETGAVEQILTAPQHPYTQALLSVLPEAGGDPVILTGEPPDPSRVPSGCRFHARCQVLASGEAERAGVADACRTQDLPVLAGGGQTQVACHWANAAAKARA
- a CDS encoding trypsin-like peptidase domain-containing protein gives rise to the protein MGSGDRSVLVRICDPAGRPRGTGFVADDRGTVVTSHEAVDGHTRLVLYGTDDRSCCVEAADVTALPGLGLALLRTGGLFALGVEPMPIASRDRIDAGTYVTIAAHGWREARVLGTAPATYTANGRTHRIAAVMELALGTDGRDALLLGGAAVGGPVVDPESGAVIAVLGTALRAGHPAAGLAVPLHGAAADSPLGALLRRNATGVPGYGPDLNLAGALHLTATSLGSAGGPDACSDPVERPDVLAEFSAFSAPGRPSSVPCGPAVVLGLVGAPGTGRTTELAALAARRARGSVPAPTLWLRGADLLADDTSVADAIGRTLRRSCRIVTAAGARGDMATATPERVARLAEESGNPLLVLLDGPEEMPPMPAPGPARWTAGTVDWLRGNGARLVVACTPEYWETAGALCPPGALHHPARPAGRLPPAVRLGDLTASQAARARERYAIAPGALAPGHDRHPLTLRLLAEVRAALPGDVAGQADTVDVFGAHLDLMCLRIALRVAAASGPAPGGTAVRRLAARVAGQVHEAARRCLGPGQGKLDGAAFEEVFPWRTGWASAVLTEGLLVPAGAGYRFAHEELGDWVQGAHLDLDAVLHALVHRWHAAEAEAEAETATAAPGVAGVAGSVGAEVAEPRVPEPRRPRAVQGRGSAADTPGRGLGRAPESHVEFSRAPESHVEFSHALESRAEFSRAAGPEAGVVVRPRVLPVPRHRSGPVIQALLLLERRQGPAALAQRLAGLVEALDRLSPGPGTGARAEAGHEARWWAVHLLSQTLLRVPDARPQLGVARLLADRIVRRAAEGGPGAYAEFGPWFWRWLRLPEADRIDLFRRLVPADGPRRGDPRGDRDGDSGERFLDAVARRLVDWPRTVQPLLCGWFTDERPLPAEEGLALRPTVADAAQALLYARRDLAVDELTDALVATAHPRAEELLATLAEDDPAALCRAVDRWARDEDRPARRTAAASYALVAAAHATLDADRGLLRRAALALLARPADAALHGAALTLLVQDPQTRDRYLPQALRAFVAGEPQPSAEALARMLPSRPQQVLTAFRERLTRPDDGAGEVLCALAGIDAPELALHTAGLVRAYIDSHPDDAVHAAAYLDRRLEHGPASRALLLPLVTGLLRDRPVPPPVRGALAGVLAAPGSPASGQLRGELLEVLLDFEQDAHRDPAVLDALLRAAANGSAVRAPARTRALVHRTGMLLVRTPEGAVRFDRGLVELARDVPGFAALVTGWLADAPQEWAALVGPSARRTMESLASPKTMPMQAAGREHGSLRPA
- a CDS encoding bifunctional riboflavin kinase/FAD synthetase encodes the protein MQRWRGLEDIPEDWGRSVVTIGSYDGVHRGHQLIIGRAVERARELGVPSVVVTFDPHPSEVVRPGSHPPLLAPHHRRAELMAELDVDAVLILPFTTEFSRLAPADFIVKVLVDKLHAQLVIEGPNFRFGHKAAGNVQLLTEFGETYDYGVEVVDLYVNGEAAGGEPFSSTLTRRLVAEGDVAGAAEILGHPHRVEGIVVRGAQRGRDMGFPTANVETLPHTAIPADGVYAGWLNVNDEAMPAAISVGTNPQFDGTERTVEAYAIDRVGLDLYGLHVSVDFLAYVRGMLKFDSIDDLLVAMAADVKRCSELIAAYERG